From Penaeus vannamei isolate JL-2024 chromosome 12, ASM4276789v1, whole genome shotgun sequence, the proteins below share one genomic window:
- the LOC138863545 gene encoding oocyte zinc finger protein XlCOF26-like, whose amino-acid sequence MRITKSEVEFGGNNLRCRDRLEEEAGAEGGASAACCRWCRRVFFSQPQLASHKCKGRPVKERRFACNICRKTFSQKISLQYHNVYVHDGERKAACPHCDYRAPDKAKLSVHLRTHSEIRPYVCDTCGGSFKFRSTYRAHVARHTNSGPFVCEYCKKAFMMASELQEHSRIHAVVRPFACQLCGMTFKQKKRLRVHHRAVHLQDKRYVCDICGSSYINNWNLRGHMKTHLHVDNSYTNACELCGSNFRGKAGLAAHMRMRHPETREPRQNFQVLEMGIEPEAIEHSSMEPQAGDVELKMIEVYSCGTCGLLCESLEQLTSHSADQHGVYHVLSS is encoded by the exons atgaggataactaAAAGTGAAGTTGAATTTGGTGGGAATAACCTCCGTTGCAGAGACCGGCTTGAGGAAG AGGCGGGCGCGGAGGGCGGCGCGTCTGCCGCGTGCTGCCGCTGGTGCCGCCGCGTGTTCTTCTCGCAGCCGCAGCTGGCCAGCCACAAGTGCAAGGGGCGGCCCGTGAAGGAGAGGCGGTTCGCGTGCAACATCTGCCGCAAGACGTTCTCGCAGAAGATCAGCTTGCAATACCACAATGTGTACGTGCACGACGGGGAGCGCAAGGCCGCCTGTCCGCACTGCGATTACCGCGCTCCGGACAAGGCCAAGCTGTCCGTGCACTTGCGGACGCACTCGGAGATCCGGCCGTACGTGTGCGACACGTGCGGGGGCTCCTTCAAGTTCCGCTCGACGTACCGGGCCCACGTGGCGCGGCACACGAACTCGGGGCCGTTCGTGTGCGAGTACTGCAAGAAGGCCTTCATGATGGCCTCGGAGCTGCAGGAGCACTCGCGAATCCACGCCGTCGTGCGGCCGTTCGCGTGCCAGCTGTGCGGCATGACCTTCAAGCAGAAGAAGCGCCTGCGGGTCCACCACCGCGCGGTCCACCTCCAGGACAAGCGCTACGTATGTGATATATGCGGCTCATCCTACATAAACAACTGGAACCTGCGCGGCCACATGAAGACGCACCTTCACGTCGACAACAGCTACACGAACGCGTGCGAGCTGTGCGGCAGCAACTTCCGCGGCAAGGCGGGGCTGGCGGCGCACATGCGCATGCGCCACCCCGAGACGCGGGAGCCGCGCCAGAACTTCCAGGTGCTGGAGATGGGCATCGAGCCCGAGGCCATCGAGCACAGCAGCATGGAGCCCCAGGCGGGCGACGTCGAGCTCAAGATGATCGAGGTGTACTCGTGCGGCACCTGCGGGCTCCTGTGCGAGTCGCTGGAGCAGCTGACCTCGCACTCGGCCGACCAGCACGGCGTCTACCACGTGCTCTCCTCCTAG
- the LOC138863604 gene encoding zinc finger protein 583-like produces MAKDGEAEDKLGKARQSSMQGSELSKRSPKQQAVRRSQCLRKGGCLNRCKSVSEECMACEGCREECRIHTKAVPLQACYKCSSCDQTFSQKISLNVHLMFKHGAPRRYQCDKCDYEGPRLYHLKRHMKVHSDERQFVCQDCGKGLKTIQAYRNHRVLHTNVGRFTCHVCNKAFNQKSLYEDHVRSHQVERNFECTYCDATFKTYKHVACHIRAVHLNDKRFICDVCGAQHMTGANLKTHMKKHKDLSSLPYAYHCTSCEAAFRGAEGLAVHVRVMHKVILSSDSDMPEVSLSTLHPTRRPVKIQYGLSSVHNDPDDPEEVGLEADESTVLVEGENLTVVKAKTSDIIYEI; encoded by the coding sequence ATGGCGAAGGATGGAGAGGCAGAGGATAAACTAGGGAAGGCCAGGCAGAGCAGCATGCAAGGCTCAGAGCTTAGCAAGAGATCGCCCAAACAGCAGGCAGTGAGGAGGTCACAGTGCTTGAGAAAGGGAGGTTGTCTAAACAGATGCAAAAGTGTCAGCGAAGAGTGCATGGCTTGCGAGGGCTGTCGGGAGGAATGTAGAATCCACACGAAAGCAGTGCCTCTGCAGGCGTGCTACAAGTGCAGCTCCTGCGACCAGACCTTCAGCCAGAAGATCAGCCTCAACGTCCACCTCATGTTTAAGCACGGGGCGCCGAGGAGGTACCAGTGTGACAAGTGCGACTACGAGGGGCCGAGACTCTACCACTTGAAGCGACACATGAAGGTTCACTCGGACGAAAGGCAGTTTGTTTGCCAAGACTGCGGCAAAGGCCTCAAAACCATTCAGGCTTACAGGAATCACAGGGTCCTCCACACCAACGTAGGCCGCTTTACTTGCCACGTTTGCAACAAAGCTTTCAACCAGAAGAGTCTCTACGAGGACCACGTGAGGAGTCACCAGGTAGAGAGGAATTTCGAGTGCACGTACTGCGACGCCACTTTCAAGACGTACAAACACGTGGCGTGCCACATTCGTGCCGTGCACCTTAATGACAAGCGCTTTATCTGCGACGTCTGTGGCGCGCAGCACATGACCGGAGCCAACCTGAAGACCCACATGAAGAAACACAAAGACCTATCGTCCCTCCCTTACGCATACCACTGCACCAGTTGCGAGGCAGCTTTCCGCGGGGCAGAAGGCCTGGCGGTGCACGTGCGGGTCATGCACAAGGTCATTCTCTCCTCGGACAGCGACATGCCCGAGGTGTCTCTGTCGACGCTCCACCCCACGCGGCGACCGGTCAAGATTCAGTACGGTCTTTCTTCAGTTCACAATGACCCCGATGACCCCGAAGAAGTCGGTCTAGAGGCGGACGAGTCGACTGTCTTGGTCGAGGGGGAGAATCTTACGGTGGTGAAAGCGAAGACCTCGGATATAATATATGAGATTTAA